GCCTGTGCCGCAATATACACACGGCTTTTTTGTATATTATGATTTTCAGATTGTGCAGAACAAAGAGTCCCAAATAGTTTCGTGGTCATCAGGTACTGGTGATATTGCGCCGGTATCATTTTCAGTGGGTGAGAAGCGATTTCAGTTGGAGCTCGGGATCTCTGATACAAAAGGTCAATTACAGTCAAATGAACTTGTGATCGAACTTGGCGCGAATAAAGTCACTAAGTGAATACGAAAGGTCCACGAATCGAAACTTTAGTGAACATGGTGAACTCGAACTCCTCGGGCGTACCTAGATAAACCTTTGGATTTCTGATTTGACACTTATACCAGTAATGGTATATTCTTTATGGTGAAGCGTTGGGTTGTCGTCGCTGAAAAGCAGGTTGCTAAGCAGCTGAAGAAGTTGCCTAAGGAAATCGTCGAGATCTTGGACCAATTAAGACACGATCTCGAAGAGGAGGGGCCGACGCCAAAAGGGTGGATTACAAAGCACGTTCACGGGAGAAAAGGAGTCTATTCTACGAGATTGAAACGGGAATATCGGGTTCTATACGAGGTAAGCGAGCCTCGTGTCATTTTGATCTCAGTCGCTCATCGAAGGGAGGTGTATTGAGAATGTTCAGCAATCAATTAGTTCAAATGATTATGAAACGACATCCGGAGTTAAAGGCGTTTTCATCGCGTCAGCTTCGGATTGTGAAAACTGCGCTTGCAGAAGCCGCTTCAGTATCTTCGCGAAAGATATTATCCAGTCAGGAGACGGATCGCCTTTTTCGCAGCTCTATCCACGATTCGGGAAAGCCCTCGGCGGCACTTCGAGCTTATCGTAAACGTAGCGAATTCACACAAAAGGAGTTGTCGAAGAAGTGTGGTATTCCACAGCCCCATATTTCAGCGATGGAAGCAGGGGGAAGAGCCATTGGATTGAATGTAGCTAAGAAGTTGGCGTTAGCTCTTGGAGTTGATTATAGAAAATTGATCTGATTCGGCGTCCCCTCTGTATGGCCACATAGGGTGCTCCTGGCTACGACTCGGGGACGCCAATTTTTGGACGCGCGATTTTCGGCCAGGATCGACCAGGGTAACCCGTAGGAAAAATTCAGCGTTTTGCCCGACAAGCGGGCCGTCGAACAGATTTTTTGGAAGAAATTTCGAAGTGCCGCAAGATCGGACGCCGTTGCCAGCAAGTCCGCCCGGTGCGCGGCCTCGGTGAACATTCGAAGATTGTCGAACGGGCCCGTCGGAGTATTGACGACGGCCGACAATTTTCCGTCCAATTCCGCTCTTTGATTCAAGAGAGATTCCTTTTTGGAAAGGTAGGTCGGCCGGTCGATTATGCCGTCGAGGTGGGCGTCAACGAGCCGATCTAATTTCTTGGAGATTCCTTCGATTTGTTCGGTGAGTTCGGCCTTCTTGGCGACGACGGGCCCTTTCGACTCTTCCTGCTCCTTGGCCAATTGGGCGAGGAAGTACGTAAGCGGTCGTTTTGAGGCGTTATAGAATTTCGCAGTAGGCGCGTCGTAAACTGGCGTGGATTCGTCGATGAGGCGGATCCGCGTTTTTTTTGGAGCGTACGACAAGGAGGATGCCAATGGAAGATACGAGTGTGGAACGGTATCGGCGGGTACGGCGACGTCGTGAGGAGTGGCGGTCGGTCGTGAATCGATACGAGGGGAGCGGT
This genomic interval from Bdellovibrionota bacterium contains the following:
- a CDS encoding type II toxin-antitoxin system RelE/ParE family toxin; its protein translation is MKRWVVVAEKQVAKQLKKLPKEIVEILDQLRHDLEEEGPTPKGWITKHVHGRKGVYSTRLKREYRVLYEVSEPRVILISVAHRREVY
- a CDS encoding helix-turn-helix transcriptional regulator, which encodes MFSNQLVQMIMKRHPELKAFSSRQLRIVKTALAEAASVSSRKILSSQETDRLFRSSIHDSGKPSAALRAYRKRSEFTQKELSKKCGIPQPHISAMEAGGRAIGLNVAKKLALALGVDYRKLI